The Globicephala melas chromosome 13, mGloMel1.2, whole genome shotgun sequence genome includes a region encoding these proteins:
- the VPS4B gene encoding vacuolar protein sorting-associated protein 4B → MASTSSNLQKAIDLASKAAQEDKAGNYEEALQLYQHAVQYFLHVVKYEAQGDKAKQSIRAKCTEYLDRAEKLKEYLKKKEKKPQKPVKEGQPSPADEKGNDSDGEGESDDPEKKKLQSQLQGAIVIERPNVKWSDVAGLEGAKEALKEAVILPIKFPHLFTGKRTPWRGILLFGPPGTGKSYLAKAVATEANNSTFFSISSSDLVSKWLGESEKQVKYLFQLARESKPSIIFIDEIDSLCGSRSENESEAARRIKTEFLVQMQGVGVDNDGILVLGATNIPWVLDSAIRRRFEKRIYIPLPEAHARAAMFKLHLGTTQNSLTEADVRELGKKTEGYSGADISVIVRDALMQPVRKVQSATHFKKVCGPSQADPNNIVDDLLTPCSPGDPGAIEMTWMDVPGDKLLEPVVCMSDMLRSLSSTKPTVNEHDLLKLKKFTEDFGQEG, encoded by the exons ATGGCATCCACCTCGAGCAACCTCCAG AAAGCGATAGATCTTGCTAGCAAAGCAGCCCAGGAAGACAAAGCTGGGAACTACGAGGAAGCCCTTCAACTCTACCAACACGCTGTACAGTATTTTCTCCATGTAGTTAAAT ATGAAGCACAGGGTGATAAAGCCAAGCAAAGTATCAGGGCCAAGTGTACAGAGTATCTTGATAGAGCAGAAAAACTGAAGGAGTAcctgaagaagaaggagaaaaaaccaCAGAAGCCAGTGAAAGAGGGACAGCCAAGTCCAGCTGATGAGAAGGG GAATGACAGTGATGGGGAAGGAGAATCTGATGAtcctgaaaaaaagaaactacagagtCAACTTCAAG GCGCCATTGTTATAGAGCGACCAAATGTGAAATGGAGCGATGTTGCTGGTCTCGAAGGAGCCAAAGAAGCACTGAAAGAGGCTGTGATATTGCCTATTAAATTTCCTCATCTCTTTACGG GCAAGAGAACACCTTGGAGGGGAATCCTGTTATTTGGGCCACCTGGAACAGGAAAATCCTATTTGGCCAAAGCTGTAGCAACAGAAGCAAACAACTCAACATTTTTCTCAATATCTTCCTCTGACCTTGTTTCTAAGTGGCTAGGTGAAAGTGAAAA gcaaGTTAAGTACTTATTCCAACTTGCCAGAGAGAGTAAACCTTCCATTATCTTCATTGATGAAATTGATTCTCTGTGTGGTTCAAGAAGTGAAAATGAAAGTGAAGCTGCACGTAGAATTAAGACAGAGTTCCTAGTTCAAATGCAAG GGGTTGGTGTGGACAATGATGGAATTTTGGTTCTGGGAGCTACAAATATACCCTGGGTTCTGGATTCTGCCATTAGGCGAAG atttgAGAAACGAATTTATATTCCTTTGCCTGAGGCCCATGCCCGAGCAGCAATGTTTAAACTGCACTTGGGGACCACTCAGAACAGTCTAACAGAAGCAGATGTCCGGGAACTTGGGAAGAAAACTGAAGGCTATTCAGGGGCAGACATAAGTGTCATTGTACGTGATGCACTTATGCAGCCAGTTAGGAAAGTACAGTCAGCTActcattttaaaaag GTTTGCGGACCTTCACAAGCTGATCCTAACAACATAGTAGATGATCTGCTAACGCCCTGTTCTCCAGGTGATCCTGGTGCCATTGAGATGACGTGGATGGATGTCCCTGGGGATAAACTTTTGGAGCCAGTTGTTTGCATG